The proteins below are encoded in one region of Doryrhamphus excisus isolate RoL2022-K1 chromosome 4, RoL_Dexc_1.0, whole genome shotgun sequence:
- the LOC131128020 gene encoding acyl-CoA dehydrogenase family member 11-like, translating into MSVKLCCLSGGCRSWRLLCSVTWHPLHIRSVSNSAEVGTKPSEEEHLWETTGSLPFFAARLGPFFQDRPVLKNPFLEDALLQGYLRRHLPQDAVFSDLCAFGERVATEVDLWGRECEVTPPRLVHFDPWGRRVDHILTSPAWKRMKELSALEGLVAIGYERSFGEWSRVYQMSKLYLFSPSSGLYTCPLAMTDGAAKVIQSIGVSRAVEEAYNRLTTRHPERFWTSGQWMTERQGGSDVASGTETVAIPQTDGSYKLHGFKWFTSATDADMTLTLARVCDRTGATTPGSRGLSLFYAEVSRDQDGRLRGIEVQRLKDKLGTRQMPTAELLLDGLLAHKLSEEGRGVASIANMLTITRIHNSVSAVAAMRRVVQLARDYATRRTAFAKLLKDHPLHMQTLARMEVETRGAFFLVMDVCRLLGREESGIATQLDTHLLRLLTPVVKLYTGKQAVAVVSEGLESFGGQGYIEDTGLPGILRDAQVLSIWEGTTNVLSLDVLRCVARSSGMVLHAYFTQVKSLLAGASNVSSLSPAVRAVDDALSKLESFVREATTRPPVYLEISARDLAYSLARIYAGALLIDHASWKGMSPSDTYAALRWCEQDLCPVVSNQSRGCYDPNTLKLDAALLYNQTTQD; encoded by the exons atgtcagtcaaactgtgctGCCTGTCTGGAGGTTGCAGAAGCTGGAGGTTGTTGTGCAGTGTCACCTGGCACCCTCTCCACATTCGGTCCGTCAGCAATAGCGCTGAAGTGGGCACAAAGCCGTCTGAGGAAGAACATCTCTGGGAAACGACAGGCTCCTTACCCTTTTTTGCTGCCAGGCTCGGACCTTTCTTTCAGGACAGACCTGTGCTGAAGAACCCTTTTTTGGAGGATGCCTTGCTCCAAGGGTACTTAAGGAGACACCTGCCTCAGGAT GCAGTCTTCTCAGACTTGTGTGCTTTTGGCGAGCGTGTGGCCACTGAGGTGGACCTTTGGGGCAGAGAGTGTGAGGTCACTCCTCCGCGCCTGGTGCATTTTGACCCTTGGGGTCGCAGAGTGGACCACATCTTGACCTCCCCGGCATGGAAACGCATGAAAGAGCTCTCCGCGTTGGAGGGATTGGTTGCCATCGGCTATGAGAGGTCGTTTGGAGAATGGAG TCGGGTTTATCAGATGAGCAAGTTGTATCTCTTCTCCCCCTCATCTGGACTCTACACCTGTCCTTTGGCCATGACCGATGGAGCTGCCAAAGTCATTCAG tccATAGGAGTCTCACGGGCGGTAGAAGAAGCCTATAATCGACTGACCACACGTCACCCTGAACGCTTCTGGACATCAGGACAGTGGATGACAGAAAGACAAGGAGGCTCAGACGTAG ccaGTGGTACAGAGACAGTGGCAATTCCCCAAACAGATGGTTCGTACAAACTTCATGGCTTCAAGTGGTTCACTTCTGCCACTGATGCAGACATGACGCTCACACTGGCCAGAGTGTGTGACAGAACAGGAGCAACCACTCCG GGTAGTCGAGGTTTGTCTCTGTTCTACGCTGAGGTGAGTCGAGACCAAGATGGCCGCCTGAGAGGGATAGAGGTTCAGAGGCTAAAGGACAAGCTGGGAACCAGACAGATGCCAACAGCTGAGTTACTTCTGGATGGACTACTGGCACACAAG CTGTCAGAAGAAGGAAGAGGTGTGGCCTCcattgccaacatgctaaccataaCCAGGATCCACAACAGCGTCTCTGCAGTCGCAGCAATGAGAAG GGTGGTCCAGTTAGCTCGTGACTATGCCACTCGCCGCACCGCTTTCGCAAAGCTTCTTAAAGACCACCCGCTACACATGCAGACTCTTGCCAGGATGGAG GTGGAGACCCGTGGAGCTTTCTTCCTGGTGATGGATGTGTGTCGTCTGCTTGGCCGTGAGGAGAGCGGCATCGCCACCCAGCTCGATACACACCTTTTGCGTCTGCTCACACCAGTTGTTAAACTCTACACTGGGAAACAG GCAGTCGCTGTGGTGTCGGAGGGTTTGGAAAGCTTTGGCGGGCAAGGTTACATCGAGGATACGGGGTTGCCTGGAATACTTCGAGATGCACAG GTGCTGAGCATATGGGAAGGCACTACAAATGTTTTGTCTCTGGATGTTCTGCGCTGTGTGGCTCGAAGCTCAGGAATGGTTCTGCATGCTTATTTTACTCAAGTTAAA tCCCTTCTTGCGGGAGCTTCAAATGTCTCCTCACTGAGCCCAGCTGTGAGAGCTGTAGACGATGCTCTCTCTAAACTGGAGAGCTTTGTCAGGGAGGCAACCACCAGACCTCCAGTCTACTTGGAAATCTCAGCCAGAGACCTGGCATATAGCCTGGCTCGCATCTATGCAG GTGCTCTTCTCATTGACCATGCAAGTTGGAAAGGGATGTCTCCATCTGACACCTATGCAGCGCttag GTGGTGTGAACAGGATTTGTGTCCCGTGGTTTCTAACCAGTCGAGAGGCTGCTATGATCCCAACACTCTAAAACTTGATGCAGCACTCTTGTATAACCAGACAACCCAGGACTAA
- the slc8b1 gene encoding mitochondrial sodium/calcium exchanger protein isoform X1: protein MFRINNNDECDCVMNVSAAERCAFVKNTSDCNMEDGFINYLQVVFCLLPPDLTPLTVTFCVIWLLFLFVILGLTASKFFCPNLSAISTSLHLTHNVAGVTFLALGNGAPDIFSAIAAFSRPHTAGLAVGALFGAGIFVTTVVAGSVALVKPFAVASRPFLRDVIFYMSAVFWTYLILYRGTITLGETLGYLGLYVVYVMTVIISAYIYSRQKRLINARMDGASQIQAESYESSDSYENEVPCLLPATQQPEYESEYRPLLHYTESTKQILLSSLNPVDTRKWRRKSWKWRVVKVLKTPVEVILLLCIPVVDLDKEDKNWRRPLNCLHLITAPLVCVLAFQSGLFGDYLIEGQFPVWVLTLLLGLFLSAIVFCSTTNECPPKYHPLFAILGFLVSAVLISATASEVVSLLHMLGVVLSLSNTVLGLTLLAWGNSIGDCFSDITIARQGYPRMAISACFGGIIFNMLFGVGLGCLVQMMKTHSEVQLEPEGLLTWVLAGSLGVSLVLSFVIVPLSRFHLGRPYGIFLLIFYVTFLVVALLTEFDSI from the exons ATGTTTCGGATAAACAACAACGACGAG TGCGACTGTGTGATGAACGTCAGTGCTGCAGAGCGCTGTGCATTTGTCAAGAACACATCGGACTGTAACATGGAAGATGGCTTCATCAACTATCTACAAGTGGTCTTCTGTCTGCTTCCACCTGACCTCACCCCCCTCACCGTCACTTTCTGT GTTATATGGTTGCTCTTTTTGTTCGTCATCCTTGGCCTCACTGCATCCAAGTT TTTCTGTCCCAACCTGTCAGCCATCTCCACCAGTTTACACCTCACTCACAACGTCGCT GGCGTGACCTTTCTGGCTCTTGGTAATGGGGCTCCAGACATCTTCAGTGCCATAGCAGCCTTCTCCCGCCCTCATACGGCTGGCCTGGCTGTTGGAGCGTTATTTG GAGCGGGAATATTTGTCACCACCGTTGTCGCTGGCAGCGTGGCGCTCGTCAAACCTTTCGCTGTGGCCTCCCGTCCTTTTTTGCGTGACGTCATCTTCTACATGTCGGCAGTGTTCTGGACTTATCTCATCCTGTACAGAGGAACCATAACACTAGGAGAAACATTAG GATACCTGGGCCTCTATGTGGTGTACGTAATGACTGTAATCATCAGTGCATACATCTACAGCCGACAAAAACGTTTGATCAATGCAAGGATGGACGGAGCTTCACAAATTCAAG CAGAGTCGTATGAGTCGTCTGACTCGTATGAAAACGAGGTTCCCTGCTTGCTACCTGCGACGCAACAACCGGAATATG AGTCGGAGTACAGGCCACTTCTGCATTACACCGAGTCCACCAAACAGATCCTACTGAGCTCTCTCAATCCAGTGGATACTAGGAAGTGGAGGAGGAAATCATGGAAGTGGAGGGTTGTTAAAGTATTGAAG ACACCTGTGGAGGTCATCCTGCTGCTGTGCATTCCTGTTGTTGATCTTGATAAAGAAGACAAGAACTGGAGACGACCACTCAACTGTCTTCATTTGATCACTGCCCCGCTCGTGTGTGTGCTTGCCTTCCAGTCTGGACTAT TTGGCGATTATTTGATTGAAGGACAGTTTCCTGTGTGGGTGCTGACTCTTCTCCTGGGACTCTTCCTGTCTGCTATTGTCTTCTGCAGCACCACAAATGAGTGTCCCCCAAAATATCACCCA CTCTTTGCTATTTTGGGCTTTTTGGTGAGTGCGGTGTTGATCAGTGCAACAGCATCAGAAGTGGTCAGCCTTCTGCACATGCTGGGTGTGGTGCTGAGCCTTAGTAACACTGTGCTGGGCTTGACTCTTCTGGCCTGGGGCAACAGCATAGGAG ACTGTTTTTCAGACATCACTATCGCAAGACAAGGATACCCAAGGATGGCCATCTCAGCCTGCTTTGGAGGCATCATTTTCA ACATGCTATTTGGAGTGGGCTTAGGCTGTCTGGTGCAGATGATGAAAACACACTCTGAAGTGCAG CTGGAACCAGAAGGACTTCTGACGTGGGTTCTGGCAGGATCTCTTGGTGTGTCTTTGGTTCTGTCTTTTGTCATCGTTCCACTCAGCCGTTTCCACTTGGGTCGACCCTATGGCATTTTCCTCCTCATTTTCTACGTCACCTTCCTCGTGGTTGCCCTGCTCACTGAGTTTGACTCCATCTAA
- the slc8b1 gene encoding mitochondrial sodium/calcium exchanger protein isoform X2 produces MFRINNNDECDCVMNVSAAERCAFVKNTSDCNMEDGFINYLQVVFCLLPPDLTPLTVTFCVIWLLFLFVILGLTASKFFCPNLSAISTSLHLTHNVAGVTFLALGNGAPDIFSAIAAFSRPHTAGLAVGALFGAGIFVTTVVAGSVALVKPFAVASRPFLRDVIFYMSAVFWTYLILYRGTITLGETLGYLGLYVVYVMTVIISAYIYSRQKRLINARMDGASQIQESYESSDSYENEVPCLLPATQQPEYESEYRPLLHYTESTKQILLSSLNPVDTRKWRRKSWKWRVVKVLKTPVEVILLLCIPVVDLDKEDKNWRRPLNCLHLITAPLVCVLAFQSGLFGDYLIEGQFPVWVLTLLLGLFLSAIVFCSTTNECPPKYHPLFAILGFLVSAVLISATASEVVSLLHMLGVVLSLSNTVLGLTLLAWGNSIGDCFSDITIARQGYPRMAISACFGGIIFNMLFGVGLGCLVQMMKTHSEVQLEPEGLLTWVLAGSLGVSLVLSFVIVPLSRFHLGRPYGIFLLIFYVTFLVVALLTEFDSI; encoded by the exons ATGTTTCGGATAAACAACAACGACGAG TGCGACTGTGTGATGAACGTCAGTGCTGCAGAGCGCTGTGCATTTGTCAAGAACACATCGGACTGTAACATGGAAGATGGCTTCATCAACTATCTACAAGTGGTCTTCTGTCTGCTTCCACCTGACCTCACCCCCCTCACCGTCACTTTCTGT GTTATATGGTTGCTCTTTTTGTTCGTCATCCTTGGCCTCACTGCATCCAAGTT TTTCTGTCCCAACCTGTCAGCCATCTCCACCAGTTTACACCTCACTCACAACGTCGCT GGCGTGACCTTTCTGGCTCTTGGTAATGGGGCTCCAGACATCTTCAGTGCCATAGCAGCCTTCTCCCGCCCTCATACGGCTGGCCTGGCTGTTGGAGCGTTATTTG GAGCGGGAATATTTGTCACCACCGTTGTCGCTGGCAGCGTGGCGCTCGTCAAACCTTTCGCTGTGGCCTCCCGTCCTTTTTTGCGTGACGTCATCTTCTACATGTCGGCAGTGTTCTGGACTTATCTCATCCTGTACAGAGGAACCATAACACTAGGAGAAACATTAG GATACCTGGGCCTCTATGTGGTGTACGTAATGACTGTAATCATCAGTGCATACATCTACAGCCGACAAAAACGTTTGATCAATGCAAGGATGGACGGAGCTTCACAAATTCAAG AGTCGTATGAGTCGTCTGACTCGTATGAAAACGAGGTTCCCTGCTTGCTACCTGCGACGCAACAACCGGAATATG AGTCGGAGTACAGGCCACTTCTGCATTACACCGAGTCCACCAAACAGATCCTACTGAGCTCTCTCAATCCAGTGGATACTAGGAAGTGGAGGAGGAAATCATGGAAGTGGAGGGTTGTTAAAGTATTGAAG ACACCTGTGGAGGTCATCCTGCTGCTGTGCATTCCTGTTGTTGATCTTGATAAAGAAGACAAGAACTGGAGACGACCACTCAACTGTCTTCATTTGATCACTGCCCCGCTCGTGTGTGTGCTTGCCTTCCAGTCTGGACTAT TTGGCGATTATTTGATTGAAGGACAGTTTCCTGTGTGGGTGCTGACTCTTCTCCTGGGACTCTTCCTGTCTGCTATTGTCTTCTGCAGCACCACAAATGAGTGTCCCCCAAAATATCACCCA CTCTTTGCTATTTTGGGCTTTTTGGTGAGTGCGGTGTTGATCAGTGCAACAGCATCAGAAGTGGTCAGCCTTCTGCACATGCTGGGTGTGGTGCTGAGCCTTAGTAACACTGTGCTGGGCTTGACTCTTCTGGCCTGGGGCAACAGCATAGGAG ACTGTTTTTCAGACATCACTATCGCAAGACAAGGATACCCAAGGATGGCCATCTCAGCCTGCTTTGGAGGCATCATTTTCA ACATGCTATTTGGAGTGGGCTTAGGCTGTCTGGTGCAGATGATGAAAACACACTCTGAAGTGCAG CTGGAACCAGAAGGACTTCTGACGTGGGTTCTGGCAGGATCTCTTGGTGTGTCTTTGGTTCTGTCTTTTGTCATCGTTCCACTCAGCCGTTTCCACTTGGGTCGACCCTATGGCATTTTCCTCCTCATTTTCTACGTCACCTTCCTCGTGGTTGCCCTGCTCACTGAGTTTGACTCCATCTAA
- the tpcn1 gene encoding two pore channel protein 1, with amino-acid sequence MEVDDDDVPLILTWDDANSGLLNEEPERGDENGGAGNYDIVNNTVVSTAGPQTHRVHSVSLRQSWEMNYQEAAIYLQEGENNDKFFTHPRNPKALAAYLFAHNHIFYMMELLTGLLLMALSLCEAPAVPTLRLDVYIHATLELLALVMVAFELCMKLRWLGFHTFIRHKRTMVKTCVLLLQFVEAIVVLVRQTSHMRVTRALRPIFLVDCRYCGAVRRNLRQIFQSLPPFIDILLLLLFFMVIFAILGFCLFSTNTADPYFNTLENSMVSLFVLLTTANFPDVMMPAYSKSSWSCVFFIVYLSIELYFIMNLLLAVVFDTFNDVEKMKFKSLLLHKRSAIDHAFQLLVSRQRPMGVSLKQFDGLMRFYRPRMSARDRFLTYKALNTNGAPMLGLQEFYKFYEVTGLKWKAQRSGEYWFDDLPHTAYLIFKGINLLVRSKAFQYTMYAVVAINGVWILVETYTLHSGFSWSRPVPWNYIVFLTIYGVEVLLKLSGLGPLAYFSSGWNLFDFLVTVFAFLGLIALAFDMEPFYFIVVLRPLQLLRLFKIKQRYRNVLDTMFELLPRMASLGLTLIIFYYSFAIVGMEFFADVVYPNCCNTSTVADSYRQINVTFGNKTVLEEGYYYLNNFNNILRSFVTLFELTVVNNWYITMEGVTSMTSHWSRLYFMTFYIVTMVVMTIIVAFILDAFVFRMNYSRKNRETRENPEDENGIVFEVEVGREEALSTLALYKQMCPAHSSLSSLQGVIQAMDRSGSEEPSSLLYQGRRSRTKCDLSMKMYAEEMQEWYAEYSRENLPQPDQSQEHDLDSPTSNPPFVPAPQLISQTGRYSIN; translated from the exons GAAGGAGAAAACAATGACAAGTTCTTCACCCACCCTAGAAACCCCAAGGCGCTTGCGGCCTACCTCTTTGCACATAACCACATCTTCTACATGATGGAGCTTCTCACGGGTCTCCTGCTCATGGCACTGTCGCTGTGTGAAGCTCCTGCAGTGCCGACGCTGCGACTGGATGTCTAT ATTCACGCCACTCTGGAGCTCTTAGCTTTAGTTATGGTGGCATTTGAACTGTGCATGAAGCTCCGTTGGCTGGGATTCCACACATTCATACGACACAAGAGGACAATGGTGAAG ACATGTGTGTTGCTGCTACAGTTTGTGGAGGCCATCGTGGTTCTGGTCAGACAGACATCCCACATGCGAGTGACCCGGGCCCTCAGACCAATATTCCTGGTGGATTGTAGATACTGTGGCGCCGTGCGCAG AAATTTACGTCAGATCTTCCAGTCCCTCCCGCCATTCATTGacatcctcctcctgctgctcttCTTCATGGTCATATTTGCTATTTTGG GTTTCTGTCTCTTTTCTACAAACACTGCAGATCCA TACTTCAACACTCTGGAGAACAGCATGGTCAGTCTGTTTGTGCTGCTCACCACAGCCAA TTTCCCTGATGTGATGATGCCAGCGTACTCAAAGAGCAGCTGGTCCTGTGTGTTTTTCATCGTGTACCTCTCCATTGAGCTCTACTTCATCATGAACTTG CTCCTAGCAGTCGTGTTTGACACCTTTAATGATGTAGAAAAGATGAAGTTTAAGTCTCTGTTGCTTCACAAACGCTCGGCTATTGACCATGCTTTCCAGCTGTTGGTCAGTCGCCAG AGACCAATGGGTGTCTCGTTGAAACAGTTTGATGGCCTGATGCGTTTTTACAGACCGCGTATGTCTGCAAGGGACCGCTTTCTCACCTATAAAGCTCTGAACACCAATGGAGCGCCCATGCTCGG TCTGCAGGAATTTTACAAGTTCTACGAGGTCACTGGTCTTAAATGGAAG GCACAACGTAGTGGGGAATATTGGTTTGATGACTTGCCACACACAGCCTACCTTATTTTCAAAG GCATCAACCTACTAGTGAGGTCTAAGGCCTTTCAGTACACCATGT ATGCGGTTGTGGCCATTAATGGCGTGTGGATCCTTGTGGAGACATATACTCTACACA GTGGATTCTCCTGGTCTAGGCCGGTTCCCTGGAATTATATTGTCTTCCTTACTA TTTATGGTGTTGAGGTGCTGTTGAAGTTATCTGGTTTGGGACCATTGGCTTATTTCAGCTCTGGATGGAATCT GTTTGACTTCTTGGTCACGGTGTTTGCATTCTTGGGGCTGATTGCACTCGCCTTTGATATGGAGCCTTTCTACTTTATTGTTGTGCTGCGACCACTTCAGCTGCTCCG GTTGTTTAAGATCAAGCAGCGGTATCGCAACGTGTTGGACACCATGTTTGAGCTCCTCCCCAGGATGGCAAGTCTGGGGTTAACCTTGATCATCTTCTACTACTCCTTTGCTATTGTGGGCATGGAGttctttgctgatgttgtttacCCCAACTGCTGCAA CACCAGCACGGTGGCCGACTCCTACAGGCAGATCAACGTCACCTTTGGCAACAAAACGGTTTTGGAAGAAGGCTACTATTATCTCAACAACTTCAACAACATTCTCAGGAGCTTTG TGACTCTTTTTGAGCTGACTGTTGTCAACAACTGGTACATCACAATG GAAGGAGTGACCTCCATGACCAGCCACTGGAGTCGTCTCTACTTCATGACCTTCTACATCGTCACCATG GTGGTCATGACCATCATTGTGGCATTCATCCTGGATGCTTTCGTGTTCCGCATGAACTACAGCCGCAAGAACCGGGAAACACGGGAGAACCCAGAAG ATGAGAATGGAATTGTGTTTGAGGTCGAAGTGGGCCGTGAAGAAGCTCTTTCCACTCTGGCGTTGTACAAACAGATGTGTCCAGCACACTCGTCCCTCAGCTCACTGCAGGGAGTCATACAAGCCATGGACCGTAGTGGG AGTGAAGAGCCCTCATCGCTGTTGTACCAAGGAAGGAGGTCCAGGACAAAGTGTGACCTCAGCATGAAAATGTATGCAGAGGAGATGCAG gagtGGTATGCAGAATATTCAAGGGAAAACCTTCCCCAGCCAGACCAAAGCCAGGAACACGACTTGGACAGTCCTACCTCCAATCCACCTTTTGTCCCTGCACCTCAGCTCATCTCACAAACTGGACGTTACAGTATTAACTAA